The Tardibacter chloracetimidivorans region CGCTGGAAATGACGTAAGCGTGCGCGAATGGCAACGCCGAACGAGCCAGGTGACGCTTGGAAAATCGTTCGACACAAGCGCACCTTTCGGACCATTTATCGTCACGTCGGATGAGATCGATTCAGGAAACCTCTCGATCCGGTGCCTAGTAAACGGTGAAGTCCGCCAGTCCAGCAACACGCGCCACATGGTCTTTTCGTGTGCCGCGCAGCTTGCTGATCTGTCCTCAGCTATGACAATGGAACCGGGTGATATCGTATTCACTGGGACGCCCGGAGGAGTGGGCGCGCTGATGTCCCCGAAGACATGGTTGAGGGCCGGAGACGTGGTTCGTGTCGAAATCGAAGGTATCGGATTTATCGAGAATGTCGTCGTTGATGAGCGCCCGCCTTCGTCTCCATGAACCGCGGGGCTTCGTCCTTCCTAGACGGGCGTTACGCCGGCTTTGACGACTAATGATATTGCACAGGAGGGGACGATGACAACGAGGCTTGGACCGCTTGATAGTGGCGAAAAGCGGGTCGCTATGATCACGGGGGCGGGGAGCGGAATTGGACGAGCTTCTGCGATGCGCTTCGCCAGCGAGGGCGTGCGGATCGGCGTGGCCGATCTTGATCGTGCCGCTGGTACCGAAACCGTCAACCAAATCCTGC contains the following coding sequences:
- a CDS encoding fumarylacetoacetate hydrolase family protein encodes the protein MGLGLNYRDHIEEAKLEVPTFPMWFTKAPTSINSPNGPIEVPRISETLDYEAELVFIVGRRCKHVAPDRAHDAIFGYCAGNDVSVREWQRRTSQVTLGKSFDTSAPFGPFIVTSDEIDSGNLSIRCLVNGEVRQSSNTRHMVFSCAAQLADLSSAMTMEPGDIVFTGTPGGVGALMSPKTWLRAGDVVRVEIEGIGFIENVVVDERPPSSP